In the Brevundimonas sp. LM2 genome, ACCATCCGATCCGAGGTCGAACAGGTGAAAACCCTGGCCCTGACCATCGCCGCCTCGACCGCCGAACAGGCGACCGCCCTGCAGCAGGTCAATGCCGCCATCAACCAGATGGACAATGTGACCCAGCAGAACGCCGCCATGGCGGAGGAGGCGACGGCCGCCAGCCAGATGCTCTCGGACAAGGCCGCCGAACTGGGCCGGCTGGTGGGTCGGTTCGACCTTCAGGCCGGACACGCCCCCCGGCAGACCTATTCGCAGGCCGCCTGAGAAGCGGGGGCGTCATCCGGCCCGCCGGCGTCCGTCGCGACGGCGGTCCCGGGCGGTCGGGACGCGATATTCGCGTCAGCGTGTTTGCGGTGTCGCCGACGTCGTCTAAACCCTCCTCGATGCCGTTCTGTCGGAGAGCCTGGTGAAGATTGCTGAACGCTGGTTCGTGATGGCGGGCGTCGCCTTGCTGGGCGGGATCGCCCTGGCCGGGCTGGTCGTCGCCGTCTATGCGGCCTGGCTGTTCCATGACCTGCCGGACGCGTCGGAGTTGGCCGACTATCGCCCCGCGACGGCGACGCGGGTCTATGCCGGGGACGGGACGCTGATCGGCGAGTTCTCGGACGAGCGCCGCATCTATGTGCCCTATGAGCAGATCCCACCCCTGGTGGTGAAGGCCTTCCTGGCGGCGGAGGATCGCAATTTCTTCCAGCACGGGGGCATCGACGTCTCGGGACTGGGCCGGGCCATGTTCAAGAACGTGTTCAACGCCGCGACGGGGCGGCGGCTGGAAGGCGGCTCGACCATCACCCAGCAGGTGGCCAAGAACGTTCTGCTGACCAACGAATCCACACTTGGCCGCAAGCTTAAGGAGGCGATCCTCTCCAGCCGGCTGGAGACGACCCTGTCCAAGGAGCAGATCCTCGAGCTGTATCTGAACGAGATCTTTCTGGGCTACCGGTCGTACGGCGTGGCCTCGGCGGCCTACAACTATTTCGGCAAGTCGCTGGATCAGCTGACGCCGGATCAGGCCGCCTTCCTGGCGGCCCTGCCCAAGGGACCGAACAACTACCACCCCAAACGCCACCCGGCCGCCGCCAAGGGCCGCCGGGACTGGGTGCTGGGCGAGATGGCCCAGAACGGTTTCATCACCCAGGCCGAAATGACAGAAGGCCAGGCCCGACCGCTGAACGCGCAGGACGCCCCGCGTCGGGCCGCCTATCAGGACGCCGACTTCTTCGTCGAGGAGGCCCGCCGGCAGGCCCGGGCCAACCCGGACTTCGGTGACCAGTTGAACGCCGGCGGCTTCTATATGCGGACGACGCTGGACCCGTCGCTGCAGACCGCGGCGCGCGACGCCCTGATGCGGGGGCTGGAGAACTACGACCGTCGGCATGGCTGGCGCGGGGCCTGGGGCACGACCGACTTCGCCCCGGGATGGCAGGCCGTCGCCCTGCGTCAGGCGGCCCCGCCCGAGCGCCGCGAATGGCGCGCCGCGGCCGTGGAAAGCGTCTCGGGCAATACGGTGCGCATCCGCACGGCCCGCGATGACGAGACCGGAACCCTGATCGCGGCCGATGCGGCCTGGGCCAATGCCAACCGCCCGCTGAAGCGCGGCGACCTGATCTTCGTCGAGCCCCGCGCCGGCCAGTACGCGCTGAAACAGGTGCCCCTGGTCAACGGTGCCATGGTGGCGATCGAACCGCAGTCCGGCCGCGTGCTGGCCATGGTCGGCGGCTATTCCTATGCGCTGTCCAGCTTCAACCGGGCGACCCAGGCCCAGCGCCAGCCGGGTTCCGCCTTCAAGCCGTTCGTCTATGCCGCCGCCCTGGAGGGGGACTTCACCCCGGCCTCGATCGTGGTCGACGGACCGATCAGCTTCGCGGGCGGACCCAATGGCGGGCGCTGGACCCCGGAGAACTACAGCCGCCGCTACTATGGCCCCTCGACGCTGCGTCGGGGCCTGGAGCTGTCGCGCAACGTCATGACCGTAAGGCTGGCGGACAGCATCGGCATGAAGAAGGTCGTCGACCTGGCCGCACGGATGGGCGTGGCCAGCAACCTGCAGCCCAATCTGTCGGTGTCGCTGGGGGCGGGGGAGGTCACACCCTACAATCTGACGGCCGCTTATGCGGCCTTCGTGAACGGTGGGCGGAGGGTCAATCCCTATCTGATCGAATATGTGCAGGACCGGGACGGGGAGACCATCTTCCGGGCCGATCCGCGTCGTTGCCGCGACTGCGGGCGTGCCTTCTCGGGCCAGGCCTCGCCCTTCCTCGAACCGCGCGGAACCCAGGTCATCGATCCGATCACCGCCTATCAGATCAGCTCGATGCTGGAAGGCGTCGTACAGCGCGGGACGGCGGCGAGCGCCGCCAGTCTGGGCCGCTGGGTCGGCGGCAAGACCGGTACGACCAACGAGTATCGCTCGGCCTGGTTCGTCGGGTTCACCACCGATATCGTCGTTGGGGTCTTCATCGGCTTCGACGACAACCGCTCGCTGGGGTCCGGCGAGGCCGGGGCATCGGCCGCCGTGCCGGTGTTCATCGATTTCATGCAGGACGCGCTGAAGGTGCGTCCGGCTCGGCCCTTCGTGCGCCCGCCCAATGCGGTCTTCCGCGACGTGAACGGTATCGAGGAAGCCTTCCGGCCCGGTACCGAGCGGCGCCGCGAGGAGGAGCGGCAGGTCCGCGACGTCGCCGCTCCGGTCGGACCCCAGAACTACAACGACGTGATCCGTCGGGAGGCCGAAGCCGACGCCGGGCCCGCGCCGGGCCTGAACGCTCAGCCAACGGCGCCACCACCCCCGCAACGCGCGGAGCCGGCCGAGGACCTGAGCGGGTTGTACTAGGGCGGGCCCGGACGATCGGGCCGTGCGATTGGCCCTCGACCCCCGCTCCCCGACCCTCTATGTCCGCGCCTCACCTTTGGATCGCAGGAGTGCGCGATGAGACCGGATGTCGAGGCCATGAAGGCCGACATCGAGCAGAGCGTCGCTCTGCTCAGGAGGCGTCTTTGACTGGGATGTCGCCAATCGAAAGCTCGATGAGCTGAACGCGCGGGTCGAGGACCCGACGCTGTGGAACGACCCCGACGCCGCCCAGGCCGTCAGCCGCGAACGCTCGCGACTGAAGACCCAGATCGACACCGTCCTGGAGATGGAGTCCGGTCTGGAGGACGGCGTCATGCTGGCCGACATGGCCGATGAGGAGGGCGACGCCGCGACGCTGGAAGAGGCGCGCGCGACGCTGAAAGCCATCAAGGACCGCGCGGCCCGGGCCGAGCTGGAGGCCCTGCTGTCGGGCGAGGCGGACGGCAACGACGCCTATCTGGAGGTCAACTCCGGCGCCGGCGGCACCGAGAGCTGCGACTGGGCCGGCATGCTGCTGCGGATGTATTCCCGCTGGGCCAAGGCCCATGGCTATGAGGTCGAGATCGAGGCGTCGGAAGACGGCGATCAGGCGGGCATCAAGTCGGCGACCATCCTGGTCAGCGGTCCGAACGCCTATGGCTGGCTGAAGTCGGAGTCGGGGGTGCACCGGCTGGTGCGGATCAGCCCCTATGACGCGGCGGCCAAGCGGCACACCTCGTTCGCCTCGGTGGGGGTCTCGCCGGTGGTGGACGACACGATCGAGATCGACATCAATCCGGCCGACGTGCGCACCGATACCTACCGGGCGTCCGGGTCGGGCGGTCAGCACATCAACAAGACGGACTCGGCCGTGCGCCTGACGCACATCCCGACCAACACCGTCGTGGCCTGCCAGGCCGGGCGCTCGCAGCACCAGAACCGGGAACAGGCCTGGAAGATGCTGCGGGGCCGACTGTATGAGCTGGAGCTGCAGAAGCGCGAGGCGGCGGCCCAGGCCCTGGCGGACGCCAAGACCGACATCGGCTGGGGTCACCAGATCCGCAGCTACGTCCTCCAGCCCTATCAGATGGTCAAGGACCTGAGGACCGAGGTCGAGACCTCGGACACCCAGGGGGTGCTGGACGGCGATCTGGACGCCTTCATGGGGGCGGCCCTCGCCGCCCGGGTCGGCGAGACGCGCGGCTCGACGGTGGATTGATCCTCCTCTCCCTCTCTCAGGAAAGGGAGAGGATGAGCGGTCAGGCCGGCTTCAGATCGATGACCTGAGGTGCGGGCGCTGTGGCGGCGACCGGCGTCGGAGCGGCGACCGGCGGCGTCGCGACCGCAACCGGCGTCGGCCGGGGGGCGGGAGCCACCGGGGCGGGGGTGTCGCGGCGGCTCTGCAGCACGCGACCCTGGAAATAGGCCCCGATATCGATCGACAGTTGTTCGGCGGTGATGTCGCCGTCGACATAGGCTGTCGAGACCAGCTTGACCTGCTTGCCGGTCACGCCGCCGACGATACGGCCGCGGACCTCCAGATAGTCTGCGGTCACATTGCCCTCGATGGCGCCAGTCTCGCCGACGATCAGACGGCCGACGCGGACGTCGCCCTTGACCGCGCCATCGACCTGCAGGTCGCCGGCGCCGGTCACATGGCCCTCGAACTGCAGATCCGACGACAGGGTCGACAGGCCGCGCGACGAGGCGATCGGGGAGGGTGCGGCCGACGGGGCGACCGAACGGTTCATGCCCGGCGACGGCAGGTCAGGCAGCGGGGGGATGGGCATCGCGTTGCTCGGACGGTCGGGCGTCGCCGGCGCTTTGGGCTTATTGAACAATTTGGTCTCCTGCTCGGAAGAAGCGTGCTGGGTTCTGGGGTCGGCCATCCATCCACACCTCATAGTGCAGGTGAACGCCGGTGGAGCGACCGGTCGTGCCCATGGCACCGATCCGCTGGCCCAGCGCGACGCGCTGACCCGGCTGGACCGCCAGGGTGTTAAGGTGAGCGAAACGAGTCTTGAAACCGTGCCCGTGGTCTATCTCAATGGTATTGCCATACCCTGAACGTACGCCAGCGTACGAAACGACGCCCGGAGCCGTCGCGTGGATGGGGCTGTTCAGAGGCGCGGCGAAGTCCTGACCCTGATGGACGGCCGGTCGACCGTTGAAGGGATCGAACCGCACGCCGAAACCGGAGGTGGTGCGGGCCTGGGTCGGGCGATCGAACGGCAGGCCTTCGGCCGCGTCGGCCAGACGACGCATTTCGGTCAGGTTGTCGGCGGCATGGCGGATACGGACGGCGAAAGGCTCGTCGACGTCCAGGATGGTGGCCAGGGCCTTGGGATCCCGAGCCTCGATCAGCGGCCCGCCCAGGGCCGAGCCGCGTGCCCCATAGACGGCGGGGTTCAGGCCCGCCAGGCGGAAGGCCAGGCGAAGCCGCTCGGCCCGGGTCTGGGCAAAGTCGCCCGCGCGCTCGATGAGCCGCTCCTGGTCCATCCTGACGGCCACGATGCGCTGAACCGGGGCGGCCTGGCCCGCGGCCGGCGGCGTCGCCGGGACCAGGACGGTCTCGGCGCCGTCCACGCCGCGAAACAGGCTCATCACCTGGGTCAGGGCGGCGTGGCGGCGTTCGACCAAGCCGGCCATCTCATCCAGTCCGCCGGTCGTGGCCGACATCCGCACCACGGCGGTCTCCAATCGCGCCTGGAGGTCTGCGTTGAGCCGTTCGGACGCGGCGCGGGCGCGGACCACCTCGGCATCGGCGCGGCTTCGGGTCACCAGGTCGAAAATGAAACCCCCGGACGCCACCAGGGTCCAGCCGGCCAGGATGACGCCGCACAGAGTCAGAAGGATCTGCCGACCGCTGGTCAGAACATAGCCGCGCGTCTCGCTCTGGGTGCGGAGGTAGATGTGGCGTTCCGGAAACCAGAGTTCGATCCAGGAGAGCCTGACCGCTCCCTTATCTTCCGCCATCGTAACACGCCCCCATGTACGGAGCCGACTATCCTTCAACTGTTGCTCTGCCGCAATAGCGTTCACGAAATGTTAACTACGTTGGCGGGTCGATGCTCCGTGAACGAATCTATCCCGGCCAAGATTCGCGCAGCAGGAGATTTAACCGCCGCCGCCTTTCGTCTGCGCCTGAAGCGTCAGCCGGTGAGCCCGTTCGTGGCGGCGAGGACGGCCTCGGCATGGCCCTTGACGGACACCTTGGGCCAGACGTTGCGGACGATGCCGTCCGCGTCGATCAGGAAGGTGGCGCGCTGGATGCCCATATAGGTCTTGCCGTACATGCTCTTCTCGACCCAGACGCCCCAGGTTTCGCAGGCGTCCGCCGCCTCATCCGAGGCGAGAATGACCTTGAGATCGTACTTGGCCTTGAACCGCTCCAGCTTCTTCACCGGGTCCTTGGACACGCCGATGACGGTCACGCCCGCCGCCGCGAAGGCCTCGGCATGGTCCGAGAAATCCCTGGCCTCACTGGTGCAGCCCGGCGTGTCGGCCTTGGGATAGAAATACAGCACCGTGGGGCCGGCCAGGGTGGCGCGGCCACTCCCACCGGCGGGGAGGTCAAGCGCCGGGGCCTTCGAGCCTTCGGTGATGTCGGTCATGGATGGATCTCCGGTCAGACGGGGCGAACGAGCATGAATTTCTTCTTGCCCGCGGCCAGCTTCAGGACGCCGTCCGCATTGACGTCCGCAGCCTCGATAAGACGCGCGCCGTCGGCGATCGCCTCGTCATTCAGTCGCAGGCCCCCGCCCTGGGCCAGACGCCGGGCCTCGCCGTTGGAGGCGGTCAGGCCCGCCCGCGTGGCGACGGCGGCCAGCATGGCCCCGATCACCTCGGCGGACGGCAGGTCGATGGTCGGCAGGTCGCTGGAGAGCGTGCCCCGTTCGAACGCCCCCTCCGCGGCGGCGCGGGCGGCGGCTGCGGCCTCGGCCCCGTGCAGAATGGTGGTCGTGGCGTCGGCCAGGGCCTTCTTGGCCTCGTTGATCTCGGCCCCCTCCAGCGCCTCGAAGGCCGCGATCTGGTCCAGCGGCAGGTCGGTGAACAGGCGCATGAAGCGGGCGACGTCGCCGTCCTCCGTATTCCGCCAGTACTGCCAGTAGTCGTAGGGCGACAGGGCGTCGGCGTTCAGCCAGACCGCGCCGCCGACCGTCTTGCCCATCTTGGCCCCCGAGGCCGTGGTCAGCAGGGGGGTGGTCAGGCCGAAGGCGGGCTTCTGATCCACCCGGCGGACCAGGTCGACGCCGGAGACGATATTGCCCCACTGGTCCGATCCGCCCATCTGCAGCAGGCAGTTGTGGCGACGGTTCAGTTCCAGGAAGTCCACCGACTGCATCAGCATGTAGTTGAACTCGAGGAAGGTCATCGGCTGTTCGCGTTCCAGCCGCTGCTTGACCGAGTCGAAGGCCAGCATGCGGTTGACGGTGAAATGGGTGCCGTAGTCGCGCAGGAACTGGATGTAGCCATAGGTCGACAGCCAGGTGTCGTTGTCGATCATGATCGCGTCCGACGGTCCGTCGCCGAAGGTCAGGAAGCGTTCGAACGTGCCCTTGATCGAGGCCATGTTGGCGGCGATCGTCGCGTCGGTCAGGTGGGGGCGCGAGGCGTCCTTGCCGGTCGGGTCGCCGACCTTGGTCGTGCCGCCGCCCATGATGACGATCGGCCTGTGCCCCGCCTGCTGCAGCCGACGCAGCAGCATGATCTGGATCAGGTGGCCGACATGCAGGCTGGGGGCCGTGACGTCGAACCCGATGTAACCCGTGACCACGCCGGCCTGGGCCGCCGCGTCCAGTTCGACCGGATGGGTGATCTGATGGATATAGCCGCGCGCCTGCATGGTCTGGAGGAAGTCGGACTGGAAGGCGGCGTCGGTCATGGGCTCGGCGGGGCTTGGCGGAGGAAGGAGGGGGCGTGTAGCACGGCAGGATGCCAGAGCGAACTGACCGTCCGACGATGCTGGAAGTCCGACTGAAGCCGCATTCGGCGTCGCCGGAGAGCCCGATCGATGCTCTGACCGTGCAGCTTGAGCGCGACGGCCTGTCCCTGTGGCTGCGCTTCATCGCGGAAGGGCAAATGCCCGAGGTGGTCTGGCCGGGGCCTGCCGCGTCGGGGCGCGCTGATGACCTGTGGCGTCACACCTGTTTCGAGGCTTTTGTGCAGGCCGATGACGGCTATGTCGAATACAACGCGTCGCCATCGGGCCAGTGGGCAACCTATCGCTTCGACTCCCCACGCCAGGGTATGCGGAATGCCCTCGAGGTCGCGACGCCCGGCCTACTGGATTTGGCGTGGGATAGGCTGGCGCTGGAGACGCGAATCGAGCTGCCAAACGGCGCGACGCGACTGGGCCTCTCGGCGGTCATCGAGGCAGTCGGCGGCAGCATCTCCTACTGGGCGCTGGCCCATCCGTCCGATAAGCCGGACTTCCATCATCCCGATTCCTTCATTCTGGACCTGCCATGACGTTCGGTATCGATCGCCTGCTGTCCGAGCCCGATCTGCTGGCGGTGCTCAAGG is a window encoding:
- a CDS encoding penicillin-binding protein 1A; its protein translation is MAGVALLGGIALAGLVVAVYAAWLFHDLPDASELADYRPATATRVYAGDGTLIGEFSDERRIYVPYEQIPPLVVKAFLAAEDRNFFQHGGIDVSGLGRAMFKNVFNAATGRRLEGGSTITQQVAKNVLLTNESTLGRKLKEAILSSRLETTLSKEQILELYLNEIFLGYRSYGVASAAYNYFGKSLDQLTPDQAAFLAALPKGPNNYHPKRHPAAAKGRRDWVLGEMAQNGFITQAEMTEGQARPLNAQDAPRRAAYQDADFFVEEARRQARANPDFGDQLNAGGFYMRTTLDPSLQTAARDALMRGLENYDRRHGWRGAWGTTDFAPGWQAVALRQAAPPERREWRAAAVESVSGNTVRIRTARDDETGTLIAADAAWANANRPLKRGDLIFVEPRAGQYALKQVPLVNGAMVAIEPQSGRVLAMVGGYSYALSSFNRATQAQRQPGSAFKPFVYAAALEGDFTPASIVVDGPISFAGGPNGGRWTPENYSRRYYGPSTLRRGLELSRNVMTVRLADSIGMKKVVDLAARMGVASNLQPNLSVSLGAGEVTPYNLTAAYAAFVNGGRRVNPYLIEYVQDRDGETIFRADPRRCRDCGRAFSGQASPFLEPRGTQVIDPITAYQISSMLEGVVQRGTAASAASLGRWVGGKTGTTNEYRSAWFVGFTTDIVVGVFIGFDDNRSLGSGEAGASAAVPVFIDFMQDALKVRPARPFVRPPNAVFRDVNGIEEAFRPGTERRREEERQVRDVAAPVGPQNYNDVIRREAEADAGPAPGLNAQPTAPPPPQRAEPAEDLSGLY
- the prfB gene encoding peptide chain release factor 2 (programmed frameshift); amino-acid sequence: MRPDVEAMKADIEQSVALLRRRLDWDVANRKLDELNARVEDPTLWNDPDAAQAVSRERSRLKTQIDTVLEMESGLEDGVMLADMADEEGDAATLEEARATLKAIKDRAARAELEALLSGEADGNDAYLEVNSGAGGTESCDWAGMLLRMYSRWAKAHGYEVEIEASEDGDQAGIKSATILVSGPNAYGWLKSESGVHRLVRISPYDAAAKRHTSFASVGVSPVVDDTIEIDINPADVRTDTYRASGSGGQHINKTDSAVRLTHIPTNTVVACQAGRSQHQNREQAWKMLRGRLYELELQKREAAAQALADAKTDIGWGHQIRSYVLQPYQMVKDLRTEVETSDTQGVLDGDLDAFMGAALAARVGETRGSTVD
- a CDS encoding polymer-forming cytoskeletal protein, with translation MPIPPLPDLPSPGMNRSVAPSAAPSPIASSRGLSTLSSDLQFEGHVTGAGDLQVDGAVKGDVRVGRLIVGETGAIEGNVTADYLEVRGRIVGGVTGKQVKLVSTAYVDGDITAEQLSIDIGAYFQGRVLQSRRDTPAPVAPAPRPTPVAVATPPVAAPTPVAATAPAPQVIDLKPA
- a CDS encoding peptidoglycan DD-metalloendopeptidase family protein; translation: MAEDKGAVRLSWIELWFPERHIYLRTQSETRGYVLTSGRQILLTLCGVILAGWTLVASGGFIFDLVTRSRADAEVVRARAASERLNADLQARLETAVVRMSATTGGLDEMAGLVERRHAALTQVMSLFRGVDGAETVLVPATPPAAGQAAPVQRIVAVRMDQERLIERAGDFAQTRAERLRLAFRLAGLNPAVYGARGSALGGPLIEARDPKALATILDVDEPFAVRIRHAADNLTEMRRLADAAEGLPFDRPTQARTTSGFGVRFDPFNGRPAVHQGQDFAAPLNSPIHATAPGVVSYAGVRSGYGNTIEIDHGHGFKTRFAHLNTLAVQPGQRVALGQRIGAMGTTGRSTGVHLHYEVWMDGRPQNPARFFRAGDQIVQ
- a CDS encoding peroxiredoxin, which encodes MTDITEGSKAPALDLPAGGSGRATLAGPTVLYFYPKADTPGCTSEARDFSDHAEAFAAAGVTVIGVSKDPVKKLERFKAKYDLKVILASDEAADACETWGVWVEKSMYGKTYMGIQRATFLIDADGIVRNVWPKVSVKGHAEAVLAATNGLTG
- the tyrS gene encoding tyrosine--tRNA ligase, translating into MTDAAFQSDFLQTMQARGYIHQITHPVELDAAAQAGVVTGYIGFDVTAPSLHVGHLIQIMLLRRLQQAGHRPIVIMGGGTTKVGDPTGKDASRPHLTDATIAANMASIKGTFERFLTFGDGPSDAIMIDNDTWLSTYGYIQFLRDYGTHFTVNRMLAFDSVKQRLEREQPMTFLEFNYMLMQSVDFLELNRRHNCLLQMGGSDQWGNIVSGVDLVRRVDQKPAFGLTTPLLTTASGAKMGKTVGGAVWLNADALSPYDYWQYWRNTEDGDVARFMRLFTDLPLDQIAAFEALEGAEINEAKKALADATTTILHGAEAAAAARAAAEGAFERGTLSSDLPTIDLPSAEVIGAMLAAVATRAGLTASNGEARRLAQGGGLRLNDEAIADGARLIEAADVNADGVLKLAAGKKKFMLVRPV
- a CDS encoding DOMON-like domain-containing protein, which produces MLEVRLKPHSASPESPIDALTVQLERDGLSLWLRFIAEGQMPEVVWPGPAASGRADDLWRHTCFEAFVQADDGYVEYNASPSGQWATYRFDSPRQGMRNALEVATPGLLDLAWDRLALETRIELPNGATRLGLSAVIEAVGGSISYWALAHPSDKPDFHHPDSFILDLP